From the Deltaproteobacteria bacterium genome, the window ACGATCATCTTGGTGAACATCATCTGCCCGGTCCCCCAGACGGCGTGCATCACCTTCCTGGCATGACCGGGATAACGCTTGTCGATGGAGAGAAAGGCGATGTTATGAAAGATCCCCTCCAGGGGGAGGTTCATATCGACCACTTCCGGAAGCTGCTTCTTCAGGAGGGGAAGAAAGATCCGCTCCGTCGCCTTGCCGAGGAAACAGTCCTCCATCGGGGGCTTTCCGACGATCGTCGCAGGATAGAGCGGCTCCCGCCTCCGTGTGATGCAGGTCAGGTGAAAAACCGGATAGGCCTCGGCCAGTGAATAATAACCGGTATGGTCACCGAAAGGCCCCTCGGTCCGGGTCTCGCCGGGATCGACATACCCCTCGAGAACGATCTCGGCATGGGCCGGGACCTTGAGGTCGACCGTCTCGCAGGGGACCATCTCCACCGGTTCCCCCCGCAGAAACCCGGCGAAGAGCATCTCGTCGAAATCATCGGGAAGCGGCGCCGTCGCCGAATAGATCACCGCCGGATCCGCGCCGAGAGCCACCGCCACGGGAAGCCGTTTCCCCCGGCGCTGCGAATCCTGGTAATGTTTCGAGCCGTGCTTGTGGATGTGCCAGTGCATCCCCGTGGTCTGCTCATCATAAACATGCATCCGGTACATCCCGCAGTTCGTGTTGCCCGTAACCGGGTTTCTGGTGAAGACCAGCGGCAATGTAATGAATCTGCCGCCATCCCCGGGCCAGCACTGGAGGATCGGAAGGTCGGCGAGGGAAGGATGATCCTTCTCGATCACCTCCTTCACGGGGCCGGTTTTGACCGTCTTGGGGATGAAGTTGGCCAGCCGTTTCAGCTTCGGCAACTGCTTCAGCTTACCGATGAGATTGAGAGGGATCTCCGG encodes:
- a CDS encoding menaquinone biosynthesis decarboxylase; translation: MAYRDLREFVRILEERSLLKRISVEVDPVLEITEITDRVSKSGGPALFFEKVKGSPWPLLINAFGSMERICLALDVDSLDSIAVRILEIIEPEIPLNLIGKLKQLPKLKRLANFIPKTVKTGPVKEVIEKDHPSLADLPILQCWPGDGGRFITLPLVFTRNPVTGNTNCGMYRMHVYDEQTTGMHWHIHKHGSKHYQDSQRRGKRLPVAVALGADPAVIYSATAPLPDDFDEMLFAGFLRGEPVEMVPCETVDLKVPAHAEIVLEGYVDPGETRTEGPFGDHTGYYSLAEAYPVFHLTCITRRREPLYPATIVGKPPMEDCFLGKATERIFLPLLKKQLPEVVDMNLPLEGIFHNIAFLSIDKRYPGHARKVMHAVWGTGQMMFTKMIVIVDAQVNVQDTSEVLWRLGNNVDWKRDVEVVEGPLDALDHSSPLPRYGAKIGIDATKKWPSEGHLREWPGDIVMSGEIRDLVTKRWKEYGL